The following proteins are co-located in the Deltaproteobacteria bacterium GWA2_45_12 genome:
- a CDS encoding tRNA preQ1(34) S-adenosylmethionine ribosyltransferase-isomerase QueA, with translation MNLSDLDYTYPPTLVVHYPLDKRESSRMMVLDRQKKTWQHSFFDRFVDHFQAGDVLVLNDSKVFPCRLVTKKETGGKLECFLIREIKPKVWECLISSSKKNPPGMELSFASDLRGVLGGEIGDGLREISLFYTGNLFEILSRIGHVPLPPYIKREDDPSFDPHRYQTVYARHTGSVAAPTAGFHLTPAILDQLKVKGVDLCFVTLHVGLGTFLPVRTENLKDHVMHREYFEITEGVAHKVNQAKKEKRKISVVGTTAVRALESAANNEGVLSPMRCFTDIFIHPPYRFKIVDRLLTNFHQPRSTLLALVCAFAGHDFVLDAYGEAMREKYRLFSYGDCMFIL, from the coding sequence ATGAATCTTTCCGACCTTGATTATACTTACCCCCCTACACTAGTGGTCCACTATCCTTTGGACAAACGCGAATCATCACGGATGATGGTTTTGGATCGTCAAAAAAAAACATGGCAACACTCTTTTTTTGACCGGTTTGTCGATCATTTCCAGGCGGGAGATGTGTTGGTTTTAAATGATTCAAAGGTTTTTCCCTGTCGGCTTGTGACCAAAAAGGAAACAGGGGGGAAGCTTGAATGCTTCCTGATTCGCGAGATAAAACCCAAGGTGTGGGAATGCCTGATTTCGTCTTCGAAAAAAAATCCTCCGGGGATGGAATTGTCCTTTGCCTCCGATTTAAGGGGTGTCCTTGGGGGTGAAATTGGAGACGGGTTAAGGGAAATAAGTCTTTTTTATACAGGAAACTTGTTTGAAATTTTAAGCCGTATTGGGCATGTTCCGCTGCCTCCTTATATTAAACGGGAAGATGACCCTTCTTTTGACCCGCACCGTTATCAGACTGTCTACGCCCGGCATACAGGCTCGGTGGCAGCGCCCACAGCGGGGTTTCATTTAACTCCTGCAATTTTGGATCAACTTAAAGTTAAGGGCGTGGACCTTTGTTTTGTCACCCTGCATGTGGGGTTGGGGACATTCTTGCCGGTGCGCACCGAAAATCTTAAAGACCATGTCATGCATCGCGAGTATTTTGAAATAACCGAAGGGGTTGCGCATAAGGTGAATCAGGCCAAAAAAGAAAAAAGAAAGATAAGTGTTGTGGGGACAACGGCTGTTCGTGCTTTGGAATCGGCTGCGAACAATGAGGGGGTTCTTTCTCCGATGCGTTGTTTTACCGATATTTTTATCCATCCTCCTTACCGGTTTAAAATAGTGGACCGGTTACTGACCAATTTTCATCAACCACGCTCAACCCTTTTGGCTTTGGTGTGTGCTTTTGCGGGGCATGATTTTGTGCTTGATGCCTATGGGGAGGCCATGAGAGAAAAATACCGCTTGTTTAGTTATGGAGATTGTATGTTTATCTTATAA
- a CDS encoding ferredoxin, with product MATKEDKVKDNAPGSWYVDAQCIDCDLCRTTAPANFKQNPDEGYSYVYKQPENDEERKLCQQALEECPVEAIGSDAE from the coding sequence ATGGCCACCAAAGAAGACAAAGTAAAAGATAATGCCCCGGGAAGCTGGTATGTCGATGCGCAATGTATCGACTGCGATTTATGTCGTACAACGGCTCCTGCCAATTTTAAACAGAACCCCGATGAAGGTTATTCCTATGTTTATAAGCAGCCGGAAAACGATGAGGAACGTAAATTGTGCCAACAGGCCTTGGAAGAATGCCCTGTAGAAGCCATCGGGAGCGATGCCGAATAA
- a CDS encoding ribonucleoside-diphosphate reductase, adenosylcobalamin-dependent translates to MKIKRVLTKKGQSPYQDIRFVPRHSEIRNPDGSIAFHMDNVIIPESWSQVATDVLAQKYFRKTGVPLDQEGASISYHRQPAAKPSKEAKLGSEHDARQVFHRMAGCWTFWAEKYGYFDTPEDADVFYDEVSYMLANQMAAPNSPQWFNTGLHYAYGLDGGSQGHYFVNPKTGALEKSTSAYERGQVHACFIQSVRDDLVNEGGIMDLWTKEARLFKYGSGTGSNFSAIRGKGERLSGGGRSSGLMSFLQIGDRAAGAIKSGGTTRRAAKMVVLDVDHPDIEEFVNWKVIEEQKVAALVAGSRISHRCLSAIMTACQNKELGEDRFEPKKNPELNKAIFQARTNEIPLNYVYRVIQYARQGYNHIEFREYNTEWTSEAYQTVSGQNSNNSVRLSNDFMKAVIEDEEWNLVNRSDKKISKTMKARDLWDQISYAAWACADPGVQYDTTVNQWHTCPQGGRINASNPCSEYMFLDDTACNLASLNLIKFYDLEKEQFNIEAYRHATRLWTVILEISVLMAQFPSKEIAIKTHEYRTLGLGYANLGALLMVQGIPYDSKKGRAISGALTAILCGESYATSAEMAKELGAFPRFEENKNAMLRVIRNHRRAAYNVSESEYEDLTISPMGIDHRECPADLLRSAREAWDRALNLGERHGYRNAQSTVIAPTGTIGLVMDCDTTGIEPDFALVKFKKLAGGGYFKIINQSVPPALKRLGYNEDQILEIIRYCRGTGTLKGAPVINHESLKSKGFTEDVLEKIEGQLLQAFDITFVFNKWTLGEDFIHDVLGIADEKSNAFSFNLLKEIGFTDEEIAKANDYCCGTMTLEGAPFLKEEHLAVFDCASKCGKYGKRYIHTNGHIEMMAAAQPFISGAISKTINMPNEATIQDVQEAYTKSWRMMLKANALYRDGSKLSQPLNSVAKDLLDDIQITEEKIGERPTPLQIVEKVVYRYLSKRRTLPGRRNGFTQKAEVGGHKVYLRTGEFADGSLGEIFLDMHKEGAAFRSLMNCFAIAISIGLQYGVPLEEFVEAFTFTRFEPNGIVKGHDNIKMSTSVIDYIFRELAMSYLGRYDLVHVNPEDLRNDAVKRQEKDFDSEEVVSVRKIPAATADGGQMEVGAPLAAPIHAGNGGNGGMQGVPLTMRAALKDFDVTATKLQEARLKGYEGDPCPECGQLTLVRNGSCLKCNSCGATTGCS, encoded by the coding sequence ATGAAAATCAAACGCGTTCTCACCAAAAAAGGTCAGTCACCTTATCAAGATATTCGTTTTGTTCCTCGTCATTCTGAAATTAGAAACCCTGATGGATCCATTGCCTTTCATATGGATAATGTCATCATCCCCGAAAGCTGGTCGCAGGTGGCCACTGATGTTTTGGCGCAAAAATATTTTCGTAAAACAGGAGTGCCCTTGGATCAAGAAGGGGCTTCTATTAGCTATCACCGTCAGCCGGCTGCAAAGCCATCCAAAGAAGCTAAATTGGGCTCGGAACATGATGCTCGCCAGGTTTTTCATCGCATGGCGGGTTGTTGGACTTTTTGGGCTGAAAAATACGGTTACTTTGATACGCCCGAAGACGCAGATGTCTTTTACGATGAAGTTTCCTACATGCTTGCCAATCAAATGGCCGCACCCAACAGCCCTCAGTGGTTTAATACGGGGCTCCATTATGCCTATGGGTTGGATGGTGGCAGCCAGGGGCATTATTTTGTTAATCCAAAGACAGGGGCTTTGGAAAAATCAACCAGTGCGTATGAACGCGGGCAAGTGCATGCGTGTTTTATCCAGTCAGTCCGTGATGATTTGGTCAACGAAGGGGGTATCATGGATTTATGGACCAAGGAGGCCCGCCTTTTTAAATATGGTTCGGGTACGGGGTCAAACTTTAGTGCCATTCGCGGCAAGGGAGAAAGACTTTCCGGGGGCGGGCGTTCGTCCGGTTTGATGAGCTTTTTGCAAATTGGAGATCGCGCTGCCGGGGCCATCAAGTCAGGGGGAACCACACGCCGTGCGGCCAAGATGGTCGTGCTTGATGTGGATCATCCGGATATTGAAGAGTTTGTTAATTGGAAGGTTATTGAAGAACAAAAAGTGGCGGCCTTGGTGGCGGGATCGCGTATTTCCCACCGGTGTTTGTCGGCCATCATGACCGCTTGCCAAAACAAGGAATTGGGCGAGGACCGGTTTGAACCCAAAAAGAATCCCGAGTTGAACAAGGCCATTTTCCAGGCGCGTACCAATGAAATTCCGCTCAATTATGTTTATCGAGTTATTCAGTATGCACGGCAGGGTTACAACCATATTGAATTCCGTGAATACAATACCGAATGGACTTCCGAGGCTTATCAAACCGTTTCCGGACAAAATTCCAACAATTCGGTCAGGCTTTCCAACGATTTCATGAAAGCCGTCATTGAAGACGAGGAATGGAACTTGGTCAACCGTTCCGATAAAAAAATTTCCAAAACCATGAAGGCCCGGGATTTGTGGGATCAAATTTCTTATGCGGCTTGGGCTTGTGCTGACCCCGGGGTTCAATATGACACCACGGTAAACCAATGGCATACCTGCCCCCAGGGCGGGCGCATCAACGCCAGCAACCCGTGTTCGGAATACATGTTCTTAGATGATACGGCTTGCAATTTGGCTTCCTTAAACCTGATCAAGTTTTACGATTTGGAAAAGGAACAATTCAATATCGAAGCCTACCGTCATGCGACTCGTTTGTGGACGGTCATTTTGGAAATATCGGTGCTCATGGCCCAGTTTCCAAGCAAGGAAATTGCCATCAAAACACACGAGTACCGCACTCTTGGTTTGGGCTATGCCAACCTGGGAGCGCTTTTAATGGTTCAAGGGATCCCCTATGACAGTAAAAAAGGCCGGGCCATTTCAGGAGCCCTGACGGCTATTTTGTGCGGGGAATCCTATGCGACTTCGGCTGAGATGGCCAAAGAGTTGGGGGCTTTCCCTCGTTTTGAAGAAAATAAAAATGCCATGCTGCGTGTGATACGCAACCACCGGCGTGCGGCTTACAATGTCAGCGAAAGTGAATATGAAGACCTGACCATCAGCCCCATGGGGATTGACCATCGTGAATGCCCGGCTGATTTGTTGCGTTCGGCCCGTGAAGCTTGGGATCGTGCCCTCAATTTGGGGGAACGTCATGGGTACCGCAATGCGCAGTCCACCGTTATTGCTCCTACAGGGACGATCGGGTTGGTGATGGATTGCGATACCACCGGCATCGAACCTGATTTTGCCCTGGTCAAATTCAAAAAATTGGCAGGGGGAGGGTATTTTAAAATTATCAATCAAAGTGTTCCGCCGGCTCTTAAAAGATTGGGATACAATGAAGACCAGATTTTGGAGATTATCCGTTATTGCCGTGGGACAGGCACTCTTAAAGGAGCTCCTGTCATTAATCACGAAAGCCTCAAGTCCAAGGGGTTTACCGAAGATGTTTTGGAAAAAATCGAAGGCCAGCTCTTGCAGGCTTTTGACATTACCTTTGTGTTTAATAAATGGACTTTGGGAGAAGACTTTATTCATGATGTGCTTGGCATCGCCGATGAAAAATCAAATGCGTTCTCCTTTAATCTTTTGAAGGAAATTGGTTTCACCGATGAAGAAATTGCCAAGGCCAATGATTATTGCTGTGGCACGATGACTTTGGAAGGGGCTCCCTTCCTGAAGGAAGAACATCTGGCCGTGTTTGACTGCGCCAGCAAGTGCGGCAAATATGGGAAGCGCTACATTCATACCAATGGACACATTGAGATGATGGCGGCGGCCCAGCCCTTTATTTCGGGGGCCATTTCCAAAACCATCAACATGCCCAATGAGGCCACCATCCAAGACGTCCAGGAAGCTTACACCAAGTCGTGGCGCATGATGCTGAAGGCCAATGCATTGTATCGTGACGGTTCCAAACTATCACAACCTTTGAATTCTGTAGCCAAGGATTTGTTGGACGATATCCAGATCACGGAAGAAAAAATTGGGGAACGTCCCACCCCTCTTCAGATTGTCGAAAAGGTGGTTTACCGCTATCTGTCCAAACGGCGCACACTCCCTGGGCGTCGTAATGGATTTACCCAAAAAGCGGAAGTGGGAGGGCATAAGGTTTATCTTCGCACGGGCGAATTTGCCGATGGTTCGCTTGGTGAAATTTTCCTTGATATGCATAAAGAAGGGGCTGCTTTCCGAAGCTTGATGAACTGTTTTGCCATCGCCATTTCCATTGGTCTTCAATACGGGGTTCCCTTGGAAGAATTTGTGGAAGCTTTCACTTTCACCCGTTTTGAGCCCAACGGCATCGTGAAGGGCCACGACAATATCAAGATGTCGACCTCTGTCATTGATTACATTTTCCGTGAGCTGGCCATGAGCTATTTGGGCCGCTATGATTTGGTGCACGTCAATCCCGAAGACTTGCGTAACGATGCGGTAAAGAGGCAGGAAAAGGATTTTGACAGCGAGGAAGTTGTCTCCGTCCGAAAGATCCCGGCGGCCACCGCCGATGGCGGGCAGATGGAGGTAGGGGCGCCGCTTGCTGCGCCCATACATGCGGGCAATGGGGGTAACGGAGGGATGCAGGGAGTACCCCTCACCATGCGCGCCGCGCTCAAAGACTTCGATGTCACTGCGACAAAACTCCAGGAAGCCCGCCTCAAAGGTTACGAAGGCGACCCCTGCCCCGAATGCGGACAGCTGACGCTGGTGAGGAACGGCAGTTGCCTTAAATGCAACAGCTGCGGAGCCACAACGGGATGTTCCTGA
- a CDS encoding permease, translated as MNFVEDYNQIHQNPVNRALHMVGIPAVLLSLPLFFWDWRWALGLFSVGWIFQFVGHAFEGKPPAFFSHPAYLIAGIGWWFRKVFRIKN; from the coding sequence ATGAACTTCGTCGAGGATTATAATCAAATCCACCAAAATCCGGTGAATCGCGCTCTGCACATGGTGGGGATTCCCGCAGTGCTTCTTTCTTTGCCCCTTTTCTTTTGGGATTGGCGATGGGCGTTAGGCTTGTTTAGTGTCGGATGGATTTTTCAATTTGTAGGCCATGCCTTTGAAGGCAAACCCCCCGCATTTTTTTCACATCCTGCTTATTTGATTGCCGGGATCGGCTGGTGGTTTCGTAAAGTCTTCAGAATAAAAAACTAG
- a CDS encoding CarD family transcriptional regulator, translating into MAVYPAHGVGEVTGIESREISGSKQIFYVLQILDSGMKIMVPTTNVNAVGLREIISESEVKAVYAILKERDVAIDNQTWNRRYREYMDKIKTGSVYEIAEVYRDLSLLKSEKELSFGERKMLDTAKNLLVKELAFAEDCDEDEIEEKLEDIFADE; encoded by the coding sequence ATGGCCGTCTATCCCGCTCATGGCGTGGGTGAGGTGACCGGTATTGAATCTCGTGAAATTTCCGGTTCCAAACAAATATTTTATGTTCTTCAAATTCTCGATAGCGGCATGAAAATCATGGTGCCTACCACCAATGTGAATGCTGTGGGTTTGCGAGAAATTATTTCTGAATCAGAAGTAAAGGCTGTATACGCTATTTTAAAAGAACGCGATGTTGCCATTGATAATCAAACCTGGAACCGTCGCTACCGTGAATACATGGACAAAATCAAAACCGGTTCGGTCTATGAAATTGCCGAGGTGTATCGTGATTTGTCCCTGCTTAAGAGCGAAAAGGAATTGTCTTTTGGTGAACGCAAAATGTTGGACACAGCAAAGAATCTTTTGGTCAAAGAACTCGCTTTTGCCGAAGATTGCGATGAGGATGAAATTGAAGAAAAGCTGGAAGACATTTTTGCTGATGAATAA
- a CDS encoding Fis family transcriptional regulator — protein sequence MTMKGRILVVDDEEVIVKALVKYLTQEGFDVESAPDGPQAIEMCKDKHFDLILTDLKMPSMDGIELIKEAKKISPDLSFIVMTGHGSINNAVQAMKVGAFHYITKPFELEDVKHTILKALENSSLSYENRLLRKQVKTRYGMDNIIGASEELEEVFKLVEKVAETDSTVLILGESGTGKELIARAIHYNSARSGKPLVTVNCGAIPENLLESELFGHVKGSFTGATHTKMGRFEMANGGTIFLDEIGDMSLKLQVKLLRVLQERKFEPVGSTKTVETDVRVIAATNRNLEDLVNKGEFREDLYYRLNVIPINIPPLRQRVCDIPILVEHFLKSYSQSNGVKEPKISQELMSLLMNYKWPGNVRELENTMERLVVLRPGQEIQVSDLPDKFLNVSDSLFKNSALHIPEAGINLKNAVNDFENTLILKALEKTGWNKNRAATLLKLNRTTLVEKIKKKQLERYTS from the coding sequence ATGACTATGAAAGGCCGTATTCTTGTTGTTGATGACGAAGAAGTGATTGTCAAAGCATTGGTTAAGTATTTAACCCAGGAAGGATTTGATGTTGAAAGCGCTCCAGATGGCCCCCAGGCCATTGAAATGTGCAAGGACAAGCACTTCGATCTCATATTAACTGATCTGAAAATGCCATCGATGGATGGTATTGAGCTTATCAAAGAAGCCAAAAAGATAAGCCCGGACCTTAGTTTTATTGTGATGACGGGGCATGGTTCCATTAACAATGCTGTGCAAGCCATGAAGGTGGGTGCCTTTCATTACATTACGAAACCCTTTGAGTTAGAGGATGTGAAACACACCATTTTAAAGGCGCTTGAAAATTCTAGTCTCAGTTACGAAAACAGATTATTGCGCAAGCAGGTTAAAACCCGTTACGGCATGGACAATATCATTGGAGCCAGTGAAGAACTGGAAGAAGTCTTTAAACTGGTGGAAAAAGTGGCTGAAACGGATTCGACAGTTCTTATTCTGGGTGAATCAGGAACCGGGAAAGAACTCATTGCCCGCGCCATTCATTATAATAGTGCCCGGTCGGGCAAACCCTTGGTTACTGTTAACTGCGGAGCCATTCCTGAAAACCTTCTTGAATCAGAATTATTTGGACATGTGAAAGGTTCATTTACAGGGGCCACTCACACTAAAATGGGACGGTTTGAAATGGCCAATGGGGGAACTATTTTCTTGGACGAAATCGGAGACATGAGTTTAAAGCTTCAGGTCAAGCTCTTGCGTGTTCTTCAAGAAAGAAAATTTGAGCCTGTTGGGTCCACCAAAACAGTTGAAACGGATGTGCGTGTAATTGCGGCAACAAACCGTAATCTTGAAGATCTTGTGAACAAGGGGGAGTTTAGGGAAGATCTCTATTACCGACTGAATGTGATTCCCATCAACATACCGCCCTTGCGTCAACGCGTGTGTGATATTCCCATTTTGGTAGAACATTTTCTAAAAAGCTACTCACAGAGTAACGGGGTGAAGGAACCCAAAATTTCCCAGGAGCTCATGAGTCTTTTAATGAACTACAAATGGCCAGGCAATGTACGCGAACTTGAAAACACCATGGAACGCCTGGTGGTATTGCGTCCCGGGCAGGAAATACAGGTTTCAGATTTGCCGGATAAATTTTTGAATGTATCCGATTCATTGTTCAAAAATTCGGCCCTTCATATCCCTGAGGCAGGCATCAATCTTAAAAATGCGGTGAATGATTTTGAAAACACCCTCATTTTAAAAGCCCTGGAAAAAACCGGATGGAATAAAAACAGGGCGGCCACGCTTCTTAAGCTGAATCGAACAACTCTGGTTGAAAAAATAAAGAAGAAACAACTTGAAAGATACACAAGTTAG
- a CDS encoding ABC transporter substrate-binding protein, whose translation MLIHIAHSPDSDDAFMFYGLAEHKVPNEGFTFEHVLKDIETLNREAMKGTYEISAVSIHAYAYLADKYALLGSGASMGENYGPMVVAKESFPISDIKQKLVAVPGTMTSAFLALKILEPQFEHIVVPFDQILDVVKEGKADCGLIIHEGQLQYQDMGFKLIVDLGKWWAGLTGGLPLPLGGNAVRRNLGPEMMKKLARIQKASIAYGLEHRKDGLAHAMKYARGLSPETADTFVGMYVNQRTLDYEADGKKAVQLFLDMAHDKKLIPHKVNVQFVDSN comes from the coding sequence ATGCTCATTCATATTGCCCATAGCCCTGATTCAGACGATGCTTTCATGTTTTATGGTCTGGCCGAACACAAAGTGCCCAATGAGGGCTTCACCTTTGAACATGTCCTTAAAGACATCGAAACCTTAAACCGCGAAGCCATGAAGGGAACCTATGAAATTTCGGCCGTCTCCATTCATGCCTATGCTTACTTGGCCGATAAATACGCCCTTTTAGGCAGCGGGGCCTCCATGGGTGAAAACTATGGCCCCATGGTCGTGGCCAAAGAATCTTTCCCCATTTCCGATATAAAACAAAAACTTGTGGCCGTGCCTGGCACCATGACCAGTGCTTTTTTAGCGTTAAAAATTTTAGAACCCCAGTTTGAACACATTGTTGTCCCTTTTGATCAGATTTTGGATGTTGTCAAAGAAGGCAAGGCTGACTGCGGGCTTATCATCCACGAAGGACAACTGCAATACCAAGACATGGGTTTTAAACTCATTGTCGATTTGGGAAAATGGTGGGCAGGCCTTACAGGTGGGCTGCCTCTTCCGTTGGGTGGAAACGCGGTGCGAAGGAATCTTGGGCCTGAAATGATGAAAAAATTGGCCCGCATCCAAAAAGCAAGCATTGCCTATGGCCTGGAACACCGAAAAGATGGCTTGGCTCACGCCATGAAGTATGCCCGTGGATTAAGCCCCGAAACCGCCGACACATTTGTAGGAATGTATGTAAACCAGCGTACACTGGATTATGAAGCCGATGGCAAAAAAGCCGTGCAGTTGTTTTTGGACATGGCCCATGATAAAAAACTTATTCCTCACAAAGTGAATGTACAATTTGTAGATTCCAATTAA
- a CDS encoding DNA-binding protein HU (histone-like DNA-binding protein) encodes MTKAELINQIAKDCGCAKALAENALNSATNAVAKCLKKGDKITLTGFGTFSIAKRKARIGRNPQTGAEIKIKASRVPKFKAGQALKNLVA; translated from the coding sequence ATGACAAAAGCTGAACTTATCAATCAAATTGCCAAAGACTGTGGTTGCGCCAAGGCTTTGGCTGAAAATGCGTTGAACTCTGCAACCAATGCCGTTGCAAAATGCCTGAAGAAAGGTGACAAAATCACCCTTACAGGTTTTGGCACTTTCTCCATTGCCAAGAGAAAAGCCCGCATTGGACGCAATCCTCAAACGGGTGCCGAAATTAAAATCAAGGCATCCCGTGTTCCAAAATTCAAAGCCGGCCAAGCTCTCAAAAATCTGGTCGCTTAA
- a CDS encoding DNA gyrase subunit A has translation MVESKEVIPVSIEDEMRHSYLDYAMSVIVGRALPDVRDGLKPVHRRILYAMFREGILSSKRYSKCAGVVGEVLKKYHPHGDSAVYETLVRMAQEWNMRYLLIDGQGNFGSVDGDSPAAYRYTECRLMALAEEMMADIDKNTVDFTPNFDESTLEPIVLPTKIPNLLINGSEGIAVGMATKIPPHNLSEIIDALILLINQPETSLDDIMKIVPGPDFPTAAFIYGRQGIRQAYETGRGIIHLRARAEIEKMAKGEREAIIISQIPFQVNKARLIESIAGLVNEDKIDGISEIRDESDREGMRIVIELKKNVESAVVLNQLYKHTAMQSSFGIIMLTIVGGQPRILALRDVLKLFLEHRKEVVVRRTIFELEEAQKRAHILEGLKIAVENIDAVIELIKKSPNPPIAKTGLMEKFGLTEIQAQAILEMRLGRLTGLERDKILQEYKEVLVLIEKLKSILGSEKLVFEIIVQELNEIKEKYGDVRKTEIIANTVDHFSDEDLIQEEDVVVTISHLGYVKRNPIDTYRAQNRGGRGKMGMDVRDDDFVKEIFIASTHSYLLVFTNLGRVYWLKVHEIPEAGRTARGRAITNLIALKGDEKVAAILPVREFSPGQFIVFVTLKGTVKKTSLDAYANIRMGGIIALGIDQGDELVEVKLSDGKRDVLIGTKEGQTIRFTEDEVRSMGRQATGVRGISLADNDAVVGMGLVDAGSTVLTVSENGYGKRTSTDEYRVQGRGGSGVVTMKTTEKTGLVIGTLQVKDTDDVMLMTTMGKIIRLHVNQISMIGRNTQGVRLIQMEPGEKVVSVAILAEQENSEGPKEGDVQA, from the coding sequence ATGGTCGAATCAAAAGAAGTTATTCCCGTCAGTATTGAAGATGAAATGCGGCATTCCTACCTTGATTACGCCATGAGCGTCATCGTTGGTCGTGCCCTCCCTGATGTGCGTGACGGGCTAAAGCCCGTTCATCGCCGCATCCTTTACGCCATGTTCCGCGAAGGGATTCTTTCATCCAAGCGCTATTCCAAGTGCGCCGGGGTGGTGGGGGAAGTGCTCAAAAAATATCATCCCCATGGGGATTCGGCTGTTTATGAAACCCTGGTGCGCATGGCCCAGGAATGGAACATGCGTTATCTGCTCATTGACGGGCAGGGTAATTTTGGCTCTGTTGATGGCGATTCCCCTGCAGCCTACCGTTATACCGAATGTCGTTTGATGGCCTTGGCTGAAGAAATGATGGCCGACATCGACAAGAATACGGTCGATTTCACCCCTAATTTTGATGAATCAACCCTGGAGCCCATTGTTTTACCCACAAAGATTCCCAATCTCTTGATTAATGGTTCGGAAGGGATTGCCGTAGGGATGGCCACCAAAATCCCTCCGCATAATTTGTCTGAAATTATTGATGCCCTTATCTTGCTCATCAACCAGCCCGAGACCAGTTTGGATGACATCATGAAAATTGTCCCGGGGCCTGATTTTCCCACGGCAGCTTTTATTTATGGCCGCCAGGGTATTCGCCAAGCCTACGAAACAGGGCGGGGAATTATTCATTTAAGAGCCCGTGCCGAAATCGAAAAAATGGCCAAGGGGGAACGGGAAGCCATTATTATTTCCCAAATACCGTTTCAGGTGAATAAAGCCCGTCTTATTGAGTCAATTGCCGGGTTGGTTAATGAGGACAAAATCGACGGGATTTCGGAAATCCGTGATGAATCAGATCGGGAAGGCATGCGTATTGTCATCGAGTTAAAAAAGAATGTTGAGTCGGCCGTGGTTCTCAATCAACTTTACAAGCATACGGCCATGCAGTCTTCCTTTGGGATCATCATGCTTACCATTGTGGGTGGGCAACCCCGCATTTTGGCACTGCGCGATGTTTTAAAACTCTTTTTGGAACATCGAAAAGAAGTGGTGGTCCGTCGTACCATTTTTGAATTGGAAGAAGCCCAAAAACGCGCCCACATTTTAGAAGGTCTGAAAATCGCGGTTGAAAATATTGATGCGGTCATTGAACTCATCAAAAAATCCCCCAATCCTCCCATAGCCAAAACAGGGTTAATGGAAAAGTTCGGGTTAACCGAGATCCAAGCCCAGGCCATTTTGGAAATGAGGTTGGGTCGGCTCACAGGTCTGGAACGGGACAAGATTTTACAGGAATACAAGGAAGTTTTGGTTCTTATCGAAAAGTTAAAATCCATTCTGGGTAGCGAAAAGCTGGTGTTTGAAATCATTGTCCAGGAATTAAATGAAATAAAAGAAAAATATGGTGATGTCCGGAAAACAGAAATTATCGCCAATACTGTAGATCATTTCTCTGATGAAGATTTGATTCAGGAAGAAGATGTGGTGGTGACCATCAGCCACCTGGGTTACGTCAAACGCAACCCCATTGACACCTACCGTGCGCAAAACCGTGGTGGACGTGGGAAAATGGGTATGGACGTGCGTGATGACGATTTTGTAAAGGAAATTTTTATTGCAAGCACCCACAGTTATCTTCTGGTGTTCACCAATTTGGGGCGGGTTTATTGGTTGAAAGTGCATGAAATCCCCGAGGCAGGCCGCACGGCACGGGGAAGGGCCATTACCAATCTGATTGCCCTTAAAGGCGATGAAAAAGTGGCCGCCATTTTGCCTGTGCGAGAATTTTCGCCCGGTCAATTCATTGTTTTTGTCACGCTTAAGGGCACAGTTAAAAAAACCAGCCTGGATGCCTATGCCAATATCCGTATGGGGGGCATTATCGCCCTGGGTATTGACCAGGGGGATGAACTTGTCGAGGTAAAATTAAGTGACGGGAAACGAGATGTGCTCATTGGCACCAAGGAAGGGCAAACAATCCGCTTTACCGAAGATGAAGTGCGTTCCATGGGCCGCCAAGCCACCGGGGTTCGGGGCATTAGCCTGGCGGATAATGATGCTGTGGTGGGGATGGGCCTTGTAGATGCGGGATCCACGGTTTTGACCGTTTCTGAAAACGGTTATGGCAAGCGCACCAGTACCGATGAATACCGTGTGCAGGGGCGTGGGGGTAGTGGCGTTGTAACCATGAAGACGACCGAAAAAACAGGTTTGGTCATTGGAACATTGCAGGTAAAAGACACTGACGATGTCATGCTGATGACCACCATGGGTAAAATTATCCGTCTTCATGTAAATCAAATTTCAATGATTGGCCGCAATACGCAAGGGGTACGGCTTATCCAAATGGAGCCTGGCGAAAAAGTGGTGAGTGTGGCCATTTTGGCTGAACAGGAAAATTCTGAAGGCCCCAAAGAAGGGGATGTTCAGGCATGA